In Candidatus Flexicrinis proximus, the following are encoded in one genomic region:
- the ftsY gene encoding signal recognition particle-docking protein FtsY translates to MAKTRQSFFGRIASALTGASAITDETWDDIEAVLIQSDLGVKTAGEVVELLRAKAAREGIREPEKLQVALRQVLKEMLKFPPVMNISGRELSIILVVGVNGSGKTTSIGKLAYRLKLGNRKVMLCAGDTFRAAAIEQLQQWGQRVDVPVIAGKPGSDPAALVFDAAAAARARGIDVLIIDTAGRLHNNANLMEELAKIKAVSKRIVPDAPHEVLLVLDGTTGQNALDQAREFGKVVNVTGVIITKLDGSAKGGMVFSVFNELKLPVQYVGLGEGIDDMVLFNPENYTLSLFDEN, encoded by the coding sequence ATGGCGAAAACTCGTCAGTCGTTCTTTGGACGTATCGCCTCGGCGCTCACTGGCGCCAGCGCGATTACCGATGAGACGTGGGACGACATCGAAGCGGTACTGATCCAGAGTGACCTGGGTGTCAAAACCGCCGGCGAAGTCGTTGAGCTTCTCAGAGCAAAGGCTGCTCGAGAGGGGATCAGAGAACCGGAGAAATTACAGGTTGCCTTACGTCAGGTACTAAAGGAAATGTTGAAATTTCCTCCGGTCATGAATATCAGCGGCAGGGAACTCTCGATTATCCTGGTCGTGGGCGTCAATGGCAGCGGCAAGACCACGAGCATTGGAAAACTAGCGTATCGGCTCAAACTTGGTAACCGCAAGGTCATGCTTTGCGCTGGCGATACCTTTCGCGCAGCCGCAATTGAACAGCTGCAGCAGTGGGGGCAGCGCGTAGACGTTCCAGTGATCGCCGGTAAGCCGGGAAGTGATCCAGCGGCGTTGGTCTTCGATGCGGCGGCAGCGGCCCGCGCTCGTGGCATCGATGTTCTTATTATCGATACCGCGGGTCGCCTGCACAACAATGCCAACCTGATGGAGGAACTTGCCAAAATCAAGGCTGTGAGCAAGAGGATTGTTCCGGATGCACCACATGAAGTCCTGCTAGTGCTGGATGGCACGACCGGACAAAACGCACTTGACCAGGCCAGAGAATTCGGTAAGGTCGTGAATGTTACCGGCGTGATTATCACGAAGCTGGATGGCTCGGCAAAAGGCGGTATGGTATTCTCGGTATTCAACGAACTTAAGCTCCCGGTACAGTATGTGGGGCTGGGTGAGGGAATCGATGACATGGTTCTCTTCAACCCCGAAAACTATACGCTCAGCCTGTTTGACGAAAACTGA
- the moaC gene encoding cyclic pyranopterin monophosphate synthase MoaC: protein MDKLTHLDAAGRATMVDVGDKADSERVAVAEGRVIMKPETLRLIEEGALKKGDVLTVARIAGIMAAKKTSELIPLCHPISLTKVTVDLKLNHMKSAVDILATAKTVGKTGVEMEALTAVTVAALTIYDMAKAADRAMQIDGVRLLEKYGGIHGDYIAPENEA, encoded by the coding sequence ATGGACAAATTGACACATTTGGATGCCGCTGGCCGGGCCACAATGGTCGACGTAGGAGATAAGGCTGACAGCGAACGTGTGGCCGTTGCAGAAGGGCGGGTCATTATGAAGCCCGAGACACTGCGGTTAATTGAAGAGGGTGCCCTCAAAAAAGGAGACGTTCTGACGGTAGCCCGCATCGCAGGAATTATGGCGGCCAAGAAGACTTCCGAACTCATCCCATTATGCCACCCGATCTCGCTCACCAAAGTCACCGTTGACCTCAAGTTAAACCACATGAAGTCGGCCGTCGACATTCTGGCTACAGCGAAGACGGTCGGAAAAACCGGAGTTGAGATGGAAGCTCTCACGGCCGTAACTGTCGCTGCGCTAACGATCTACGATATGGCTAAGGCGGCAGACCGCGCTATGCAGATCGACGGGGTACGGCTTCTAGAAAAATACGGTGGCATTCATGGCGACTACATCGCGCCAGAGAACGAGGCGTAA
- a CDS encoding molybdenum cofactor biosynthesis protein MoaE has protein sequence MRISLLLFATLKDKVGRARTSLELDDEATVADAKTALIRQYPAAARNIESAVSAVNEEFSQADALLHDGDTLALFPPVSGGQGDPAKPELFMLPQGAIDHDEVIASITTASTGAVCLFSGMVRGATSRPGHQKQTVRLEYEAYEPMALAKMKQVADEIRVKWPLVQGIAIAQRIGVLSVGQNTVLIACSSGHRDDGCFEAARYGIDRLKEIVPVWKKEIGAEGETWIEGNYTPTEVDRADSL, from the coding sequence ATGCGAATTTCGCTGCTTCTGTTTGCCACACTCAAGGACAAGGTTGGCCGGGCCAGAACATCGCTTGAGCTCGACGACGAGGCGACGGTGGCCGACGCAAAAACAGCGCTCATCCGCCAGTATCCGGCAGCAGCCCGCAACATCGAGTCTGCAGTCTCCGCCGTGAATGAGGAGTTCTCCCAGGCGGACGCCTTGCTTCACGATGGGGACACACTGGCGCTGTTTCCGCCGGTAAGCGGTGGGCAGGGCGATCCGGCAAAGCCAGAGCTGTTCATGCTGCCGCAAGGCGCCATTGACCACGATGAAGTCATCGCGTCGATCACGACAGCTTCGACCGGCGCGGTCTGCTTGTTCAGCGGTATGGTACGAGGCGCTACTAGTCGTCCAGGGCATCAGAAACAGACGGTTCGGCTCGAGTATGAAGCGTATGAACCGATGGCGCTTGCCAAGATGAAACAGGTCGCTGACGAGATCCGAGTAAAGTGGCCGCTTGTACAGGGTATTGCCATCGCGCAGCGCATCGGCGTTCTGTCCGTCGGTCAAAACACCGTCCTGATCGCTTGTTCGTCAGGCCACCGAGACGATGGCTGCTTCGAGGCAGCCCGCTACGGCATAGATCGCCTCAAGGAAATAGTTCCTGTCTGGAAGAAGGAGATTGGTGCAGAGGGTGAGACTTGGATCGAGGGGAACTACACCCCAACAGAGGTGGACCGTGCCGACTCCTTGTAG
- the prfB gene encoding peptide chain release factor 2, translating into MSIQSQLKEMQDTVGNLTDRLNIRGLIAQADALEAKSGEQEFWTNPDSAQKTMQEISRLRARVEPWLKLESRISDALELAALNEPSLIDDLTAEVSGLEPIVARMSIQALLSGTNDSRDAFLAIHAGAGGTDSQDWGQMLERMYLRWAEQNGYKVEIIERSEGEEAGIKSVTFSIRGDYAYGYLRSEQGVHRLVRLSPFDSASRRHTSFVKVELWPDIQDAVDIEINEKDLRIDTYRAGGAGGQHMQKNDTAVRITHLPTGIVIQCQNERSQAQNRERAMQILKARLADLERQKQDAEVAALKGENVNAEWGNQIRSYVLHPYQLVKDHRTDYETGNTTAVLDGRLNDFMEAYLHIMVGKQQNSR; encoded by the coding sequence ATGAGTATTCAATCACAACTCAAAGAGATGCAGGACACGGTTGGAAACTTGACGGATCGGCTGAACATTCGCGGCTTGATTGCCCAGGCAGATGCGCTTGAAGCCAAATCTGGCGAACAAGAGTTCTGGACTAACCCTGATTCGGCACAGAAGACCATGCAAGAGATATCGCGTCTCAGGGCACGAGTCGAACCCTGGCTTAAACTAGAATCGCGTATTAGCGATGCGCTTGAACTTGCCGCACTCAATGAGCCGAGCCTAATCGACGACCTCACAGCAGAAGTTTCCGGATTAGAACCAATCGTTGCGAGGATGTCCATCCAGGCGCTTCTTTCGGGCACGAACGACAGCCGCGATGCATTCCTGGCTATCCATGCGGGTGCGGGTGGTACCGACTCGCAGGACTGGGGACAAATGCTGGAGCGCATGTATTTGCGCTGGGCGGAACAGAACGGTTACAAGGTGGAAATCATTGAGCGCAGCGAAGGCGAAGAAGCCGGTATCAAGAGTGTTACCTTCAGTATTCGCGGCGATTACGCCTACGGATACCTTCGAAGCGAACAGGGTGTACACCGGCTCGTCCGCCTAAGTCCTTTCGACTCCGCAAGCCGGCGTCACACTTCATTTGTCAAAGTGGAACTGTGGCCGGATATTCAGGACGCAGTGGACATTGAGATTAACGAGAAAGACCTGCGGATCGACACATATCGCGCCGGCGGAGCAGGCGGTCAGCATATGCAGAAAAACGACACAGCTGTCCGCATCACTCATCTCCCGACTGGGATTGTCATTCAGTGCCAGAACGAACGAAGCCAGGCCCAGAACCGTGAACGCGCTATGCAGATCCTGAAAGCGCGTCTGGCGGATTTGGAGCGTCAGAAGCAGGATGCGGAAGTTGCAGCGCTTAAAGGTGAAAACGTCAACGCTGAGTGGGGTAATCAGATCCGGTCGTACGTCCTGCATCCCTATCAGCTCGTTAAGGACCACCGCACCGACTACGAGACCGGGAACACGACCGCCGTACTCGACGGCCGCCTAAACGATTTTATGGAAGCCTACCTGCACATAATGGTCGGTAAGCAGCAGAATAGTCGCTAG
- a CDS encoding RNA methyltransferase yields MPESITSHQNPRVKQVRHLRDKASREQAGRFLIDSLREFERALASGYELDYVLVSPSVLRGELPDIPDRAIFHVPPDVLDKVAYRENPEGMVAVMKSPSVKGVSQLAKVADAPILGMVSLTKPGNIGALLRTADAAGFNTVFLIDSRLDLYNPNVIRSSTGAVFLGNIYSLSAQEARAFFQSRGFQVVGTHLHAAKDAYSVEYQLKCALLMGTEDVGLDDTWLPFCSDQVIIPMAGTLTDSLNVSVAGAVLMFEVMRQLRGGAG; encoded by the coding sequence ATGCCTGAGTCGATTACCAGTCATCAGAATCCGCGTGTGAAACAAGTGCGCCATTTGCGCGACAAGGCTTCGCGTGAGCAAGCTGGTCGCTTCTTAATCGACAGCCTGCGGGAATTCGAACGCGCCCTGGCTTCGGGGTACGAACTTGATTACGTCCTGGTTTCGCCTTCAGTCCTACGGGGAGAGCTGCCAGATATACCCGATCGGGCGATCTTTCATGTTCCGCCTGACGTGCTCGACAAAGTTGCATACCGCGAGAATCCTGAGGGCATGGTTGCCGTAATGAAATCCCCGTCGGTCAAAGGGGTGTCTCAGTTAGCGAAGGTTGCAGATGCGCCTATTCTTGGCATGGTATCTCTCACCAAACCGGGAAATATCGGTGCACTCTTGCGGACCGCGGATGCGGCGGGCTTCAACACGGTCTTTCTCATCGACAGCAGACTCGACCTGTATAATCCGAATGTCATACGCAGCAGCACCGGCGCGGTGTTTCTCGGCAATATCTACAGTCTGAGCGCGCAAGAGGCACGTGCGTTTTTCCAATCGCGCGGCTTCCAGGTCGTGGGCACCCATCTGCATGCTGCAAAGGATGCATATTCAGTCGAATATCAGCTGAAGTGTGCACTGCTGATGGGAACTGAGGACGTCGGGCTTGATGACACCTGGCTCCCTTTCTGCAGCGATCAGGTGATCATCCCGATGGCTGGCACGTTAACCGACTCTTTGAACGTATCGGTAGCAGGCGCAGTTTTGATGTTTGAAGTGATGCGCCAATTGCGCGGCGGGGCAGGGTAG